CTCGTTGTCATGGATGGGCGCCCGGACCTCGCCCCCCCGATCGATGCTCCACCCGTGGTAGGGACACACCAGGCGGTTGCCCTCCACCCGGCCCTTGCTCAGCCGCATCCGCCGGTGGGGACAGCGATCTTCCAACGCACCGATTTGCCCGTCAGCGGTGCGAAAGAGGGCGAGCTGACGCCCTGCCACGGTGATGGCCAGGGGCTTGTCTTTCAATTCGTCACGGGCCAGCACGGGATGCCAGAAGTCGAGTTCTTTCACGACGTCCTCCTGCAATCGAAGGAATTCAGGATAATCGCAAAAAGAAGCCTGGAAAAGAGCGGTTGCCTTCCGCCCCACAGCACCAGCCCCCTCTGCCTCCCCGAGTGACGGGCTGAGCAGTAGCACCAAGCGCGCCGAAGCGGCCGTACGGAAAGCCCGTCTGAGATTGACACCTCTCGCGCGTCACGCTACCCGCGCGCTGCGTTTTGATGGGTGTCACCTGGCGGTACAGTCCAACTCCAGTGCGACGGGAATAATCCAAATGTATAGCGTGCTCCGAAATCCCTTCGGGATGCTGCTCGTGTGCGGCTTGGTCGTCTCCAGCGCGTGCGGCGGCAAGAACAACCCCCCCCCCCCCGCTTCCAAGAACCTCCTCGAGTTCCTGGCGATCTCCCCCTCGGCGGAGTCCTCCGACTACGTCCAGGAGAAGACCCAGTTCCAACTCCACACGCTGACCACCGAGCAGCGCCACCCGCGCACCTGGACGCTGAGCGAGAAGGTCGGCGAGGAGACCTCCGCCGGGCTCGACATGCTCTTCTCCGTGGACGAGGACGTCGCGGCCCGGCTCGCCGCGCTCTCCCAGGACCCCGGACCGGTGCGCACGCTCTCGGCGGCGATCGAGAAGGCGCTGCTGGAGCGCCGGAAGATCTACGTCTACGGGACCGGTGCCACGGGCCGGCTCGCCAAGCAGATGGAGAGCGCCTTCTGGCGCCCGTACTGGCGCGGCGTCGACAACGCGCTCAAGTCCAAGCTCGAGCCGCACCTCGGCGGCGCACTGGAGGAGTCGCTGATCGGCGAGATGACCGGCGCCGACCGCGCCCTCATCAGCTCCCTGGAGGGCTTCGAGGACCTGCAGCTCATTGGCCGGCTCCAGTTGAAGGAGCGGGGCATCCGCAAGGGCGATGTGGTGATCGAGGTCACCGAGGGGGGCGAGACCTCCGCGGGCATCGGCACCATCCTCGGCGCCCATGATCAATGGAAGGAGGCCGGGGGCTACGACGTGGCCGAGGCCAGCAAGCACCTCTTCTTCGTCTACAACAACCCGGACGAGGTCCTACTGCCGTTCGAGCGCAGCCGGTCGGTCCTCCAGGAGGCCGGCATCACCAAGGTCAACCTGACGACCGGGCCGCAGGCCATCACCGGATCCACGCGCATGCAGGCGACCACCATCGAGACGTTCGTCCTGGCGCATGCGGTCGAGGACGCGCTCGGCCGCGTCTTCAAGGGACTCGCCGCCAAGCAGGTCCTCACCGCCGGGGACCTGGCCCAGCTCGGCTTCGCGGAGGACGTGACGCTCGAGCAGCGCCTCTCCCGGTTCGCCCCCGTGCTCACCGAGGTCAAGAAGGCGGTCCCCGAGCTGGCCAAGCTCACACGGCTGGAGGCGGACACGTACACGGCCGGTCACTTCTCCACGTACTTCGCGAACATCGGTCTGATCACCACCTTCACCGACGGCACGGAGCGCAGCCCCACCTTCCGCCTCTTCCCCCTGGACACGGTCAACGAGCCCGCGCGCAAGGCGCTGTTCCAGGTCTGGACGTCCGCGACGGATCGCCAGGCCGCGTGGCAGACCTTCCTCGGGCGTCCGTTCCGCGGGCTCCAGCCGGAGCTCTACCGCGAGCCGTTCTCGACCCAGATCCAGGACGAGTTCCTCCGCAAGGCCGCGCTCACGAGCCTGGACAAGGCGGGCAACGAGCAACAGAACCTCTACGACTTCTCGTTCTCCGACGCGAACGTCCAGCGGGTCGGACCCAAGGCCAACGATCTCGGCGTGATGATCGCCCTGGAGACCGAGGCGGCGCTCCTCGCGGACGCCTCGTCCGACTACGAGCGCTTCGCCACCCTGTTCCAGGAGCGGGGCGCGAAGCTGGGGCTCGTGCTGGTGAGCGGTGGCCCAGCGCCGGACTGGCGGGGTTCCGCTTCCGGCGCGCCGTTCGTCCACTTGCGGATCGCGAAGATGGCCGATCCATTCGGGGTGGATCAGCAGATCGCGCTGAAGATCCTGCTCAACGCGCACTCCACCGCCATCATGGGCAGGCTGGGCAAGATCGTCGGCAACACCATGACCAACGTCAGCCCGACGAATCTCAAGCTGATTGGACGCGCGACCTACCTGATCCAACTGCACGTCAATGACATGCTCATGAACGACGGCTGGAAGAAGCTGCACGGCGAGCGCGAGCCCATCACCTATGCGGAGGCCAACGCGGTCCTGTTCGAGGTGATCCCCTTCGTCGCCGAGAAGAAGGCTCAGGGGGACGAGGCCGCCGCCGAGGTCGCCGTGTCGATCGTGCGCATCCTCGAATCGCTGCGGCAGAACCGAAGCGTTCCCCTCGATGAAGCGCTCGCGCAGCTCCGGGGCGGCGGTCTGAGCGCGTACCTCGCGACCGTGCGCGAGCGGTAGCACACGCCGCGGAGGCCCGGCACATCCCCCTCGAGAAGCGCTCCTCGGGGGGGATGCGGCGCCAGACCGAGGCCCGTCAGCGTGGGTAGAGCAGGTAGGGGCGGCGCTGGGCGTCGAACGCCGCCAGCTCTTCCTGCCACGCGCCGATGATGTCGTCCGGGGACGCCCCGGCGTCGATCATCGTGCGCAGCCGCTCGGACCCGCTCAGCTTGTCGATCCAGTGCGGCCGCGCGGAATCCCAGGCGTCGGCCCGCCAGGCGAAGGCGGGGTACTTGCGCGCCTCCACCAGCATCGCGACGGCCGTCCGGATGGGATCGAAGACCTGGGGGTTGGTCACCTTCACCTCGACGCCCGCGCACAGCGTGTTGACGAACTTGTTGAACGTCGGCGTGAAGTAGGCCTCCCGGAAGGACACCCCGGGCAGGTTCGCGGCGTTGAGCCGGTCACTCCAGTGGTAGTCGAACCCGGGCCCGCCGATGAGCTCGAACGGACGCGTGGTGCCGCGCCCCTCGGACAGGCTCGACACCCCCTCGAACATGCCGGTGCCGGGGTACAGCAGCGCGGTGTCCGGGGTCGGCATGTTGGGGCTCGGCATGACCCACGGAACGTTCGTGTCGCCGCCCATCATGTCCGCCGCCCATCCGCTGCACTCGATGACCTCCAGTTCGACCGGGCGCCCGGCCTCGGCCGACAGGAACTCGCCGTTGAAGAAGCGGGCCAGCTCTCCGATGGTCATCCCGTGCTGCTGGACGATCTCCTTCTTGCCGACGGCGGTGGTGAAGCGGGGGGTCATCATCGGCCCGTACGCCTTGCCGCCCGCCGGATTGGGCCGGTCGAGCACGACGTAACGCAGCCCGCGCCGGGCGGCGGCGGCCATCGAGTCGTAGAGCGTCCAGATATAGGTATAGAACCGGCTGCCGACGTCCTGGATGTCGAAGACGAGGGTTTGCGCGCTGGCCCGCTCGTAGAGGCCCTCCCAGGTGGCCTGGCTGGCGTTGTACGCGTCGTAGACGGTCAGCCCGGTGCGGGCATCGGTCCCCGTACCCTCGGTG
The sequence above is a segment of the Stigmatella aurantiaca genome. Coding sequences within it:
- a CDS encoding exo-beta-N-acetylmuramidase NamZ family protein, with the translated sequence MERVPGRLSRRSVLALGGGAAVSAIACGDTDVDMERPAPEKPSLRPRFPVRTGLDRLVEGGFAELAGQRIGVISNPTGVNGRYSHLVDLLHAHAQDTGGLTIGGVFGPEHGFRGSAQAGDTEGTGTDARTGLTVYDAYNASQATWEGLYERASAQTLVFDIQDVGSRFYTYIWTLYDSMAAAARRGLRYVVLDRPNPAGGKAYGPMMTPRFTTAVGKKEIVQQHGMTIGELARFFNGEFLSAEAGRPVELEVIECSGWAADMMGGDTNVPWVMPSPNMPTPDTALLYPGTGMFEGVSSLSEGRGTTRPFELIGGPGFDYHWSDRLNAANLPGVSFREAYFTPTFNKFVNTLCAGVEVKVTNPQVFDPIRTAVAMLVEARKYPAFAWRADAWDSARPHWIDKLSGSERLRTMIDAGASPDDIIGAWQEELAAFDAQRRPYLLYPR